The following proteins come from a genomic window of Sorghum bicolor cultivar BTx623 chromosome 3, Sorghum_bicolor_NCBIv3, whole genome shotgun sequence:
- the LOC110433286 gene encoding elongation factor Ts, mitochondrial: MAWGQGAKRSILGLLFRAQQQTARPYSSSAFQTHQLSTHVPQDGVFLRRFSSEVSSSEQMNLIKQLRQRTSAPIKDVKASLVACNWDIDAAQKDLRKRGVALAAKKSSRTAAEGLLAIAQDDKRAAVVELNCETDFVARNDVFQYLASSLAKMALSAQGPGELFMPFGPELLENMSINLDHPNLSGETTVQNAVTEVAAMVGENVKLRRGFMLSTTAHGVVSSYMHTCPQPGMGRIAGLVTLEAEDSITLLDAVKSVGSSIAMQIVATKPLFLSKELVSASALENEREILRTQAESSGKSQMAMDKMVEGRLRKYFEEVVLMEQKYVLNDNTNVKTVLNDLSKEVGSKVTIGNFIRMEVGEGIERTEAADGSEVAAGAM; the protein is encoded by the exons ATGGCCTGGGGTCAAGGTGCTAAGAGGTCCATACTAGGGCTTCTCTTTCGTGCTCAGCAGCAAACTGCTCGGCCATACTCTTCTTCAGCATTCCAGACTCATCAATTGAGCACTCATGTTCCCCAAGATGGCGTGTTTCTTAGGAGATTCAGCTCTGAGGTGTCTTCTTCAGAGCAAATGAACCTTATAAAGCAACTCAGACAAAGGACGAGTGCTCCAATCAAAGATGTCAAGGCCTCCCTAGTTGCCTGCAACTGGGATATTG ATGCTGCGCAGAAGGACCTAAGGAAGAGAGGTGTTGCTCTTGCTGCAAAAAAGTCTTCACGCACTGCTGCTGAAGGTTTGCTAGCTATCGCACAAGATGACAAAAGGGCTGCTGTAGTTGAGCTTAACTGTGAAACTGATTTCGTGGCAAGAAATGATGTTTTCCAGTACCTG GCTTCATCATTGGCAAAGATGGCTTTATCTGCTCAGGGTCCCGGTGAATTGTTCATGCCTTTTGGTCCTGAACTTTTAGAG AACATGTCTATCAATCTTGATCATCCGAACCTCAGCGGGGAAACAACTGTCCAAAATGCTGTTACAGAAGTTGCTGCCATGGTTGGGGAGAATGTGAAACTCAGAAGAGGCTTCATGCTGTCCACAACTGCACATGGTGTTGTTTCATCTTATATGCATACCTGTCCCCAGCCAG GTATGGGTCGGATTGCTGGATTGGTCACACTAGAAGCAGAAGATAGCATTACTCTCCTTGATGCTGTCAAAAGTGTTGGGTCATCTATTGCGATGCAGATTGTTGCAACAAAGCCATTATTCTTATCAAAAGAACTGGTTTCTGCTTCCGCTCTAGAAAATGAGCGTGAAATACTTCGAACACAG GCCGAAAGTTCAGGGAAATCCCAAATGGCTATGGATAAAATGGTGGAAGGCCGATTGAGGAAGTACTTTGAAGAAGTTGTGCTCATGGAGCAAAAATATGTTTTAAATGACAACACAAACGTGAAG ACCGTGCTGAATGACTTGTCGAAAGAGGTTGGTTCTAAAGTAACAATCGGTAACTTCATCAGAATGGAGGTTGGAGAAGGGATTGAGAG AACTGAAGCCGCTGATGGTTCAGAGGTTGCTGCTGGGGCTATGTAG